One Bufo gargarizans isolate SCDJY-AF-19 chromosome 3, ASM1485885v1, whole genome shotgun sequence DNA segment encodes these proteins:
- the LOC122930453 gene encoding keratin, type II cytoskeletal cochleal-like, which yields MSHHSNVASSGYKLFSSCSVALPKHSSSHSILSNSSKHIGHGQKSYHCFSSSSAHNIGSKGHKISVGGHKSGHGSGFGGIGGGYGGQSGCGGITPVTMNEGLLAPLNLEIDTSIQRVRNEEKNQIKGLNNKFASFIDKVRFLEQQNKMLETKWAFLQEQRTAQYQIEPLFESFINNLRSQLENLECERARLDAERNNMERTVEDLRRSYEEEVNRRTAAENQFVSIKRDVDAAFMNKAELQTRADSLTDEINFLRTLYDAEISQLQAQISDTSVVVSMDNSRDLDLNSIISEVRAQYEDIANRSRAEAEAMYQSRFNELSMAAGRNGNDLQNSRNEISGLNQTIQKLKGEIECAKSQRAALEDAINEAEERGEAAVRDAKNKLAELEAALQKTKQDMARQLREYQELMNVKLALDIEIATYKKMLEGEECK from the exons ATGTCTCATCATTCCAACGTCGCCTCTTCTGGATACAAGCTCTTCAGCTCTTGTTCTGTAGCTTTACCTAAACATTCCAGTTCTCACAGCATTCTATCCAATTCTTCTAAACACATAGGACATGGACAAAAGTCTTATCATTGCTTTAGCAGCTCAAGTGCACATAATATTGGATCCAAGGGACATAAGATCTCTGTAGGAGGTCACAAAAGTGGACATGGATCTGGATTTGGAGGTATTGGTGGTGGTTATGGAGGACAATCCGGTTGTGGAGGCATTACCCCTGTTACCATGAATGAAGGTCTTCTTGCTCCTCTTAACCTGGAAATTGACACTAGCATCCAGAGAGTGAGAAATGAAGAGAAGAACCAAATTAAAGGCCTCAACAATAAGTTTGCTTCATTTATTGACAAG GTGAGATTTCTGGAGCAGCAGAATAAGATGCTAGAGACTAAATGGGCTTTTCTACAAGAACAAAGAACAGCCCAGTACCAGATTGAACCCTTGTTTGAATCTTTTATCAACAACCTAAGAAGCCAACTAGAAAACctggaatgtgagagggctcGTCTAGATGCAGAGAGAAACAACATGGAAAGAACTGTTGAAGATCTAAGAAGAAG CTACGAAGAAGAGGTGAACAGGCGCACAGCGGCTGAGAATCAGTTTGTTAGTATAAAGAGA GATGTCGATGCTGCCTTCATGAACAAAGCTGAACTTCAAACCAGGGCTGACTCCCTCACTGATGAAATTAACTTCCTAAGAACTCTATATGATGCG GAGATCAGTCAGCTCCAGGCTCAGATCTCAGACACTTCTGTAGTTGTATCCATGGACAATAGCCGAGACCTGGACCTGAACAGCATCATCTCTGAAGtcagagctcagtatgaggatATTGCTAACAGAAGCAGAGCTGAGGCTGAGGCCATGTACCAGTCACGG TTTAATGAGCTCAGTATGGCAGCTGGAAGAAATGGAAATGATCTGCAAAACAGCAGAAATGAGATCAGTGGACTCAATCAAACAATCCAGAAACTTAAAGGAGAGATTGAATGTGCAAAATCCCAG CGTGCTGCGCTGGAAGATGCCATCAATGAAGCTGAGGAACGTGGTGAAGCTGCTGTTCGTGATGCCAAGAATAAACTGGCTGAACTGGAGGCTGCTCTACAGAAGACCAAGCAGGACATGGCTCGCCAACTGAGAGAATACCAGGAACTGATGAATGTCAAACTAGCTTTGGATATTGAGATTGCCACCTATAAGAAAATGCTGGAGGGAGAGGAATGCAAGTGA